The following proteins are encoded in a genomic region of Microtus ochrogaster isolate Prairie Vole_2 chromosome 5, MicOch1.0, whole genome shotgun sequence:
- the Mobp gene encoding myelin-associated oligodendrocyte basic protein isoform X2 encodes MSQKMTKEGPRLSKNQKFSEHFSIHCCPPFTFLNSKREIVDRKYSICKSGCFYQKKEEDWICCACQKTRLKRRSRSTPRKK; translated from the exons ATGAGTCAGAAAATGACCAAGGAGGGCCCCAGGCTCTCCAAGAATCAGAAGTTCTCGGAGCACTTCAGCATCCACTGTTGCCCACCCTTCACCTTCCTCAACTCCAAGCGCGAGATCGTGGACCGCAAGTACAGCATCTGCAAGAGCGGCTGCTTCTaccagaagaaggaggaggattgGATCTGCTGCGCTTGCCAGAAGACCAG ATTGAAAAGGAGGAGCAGGTCAACCCCAAGAAAAAAGTGA
- the Mobp gene encoding myelin-associated oligodendrocyte basic protein isoform X1 — translation MSQKMTKEGPRLSKNQKFSEHFSIHCCPPFTFLNSKREIVDRKYSICKSGCFYQKKEEDWICCACQKTSRRARSPQKPKLQPAASPVVVRAPPAKPKSPPRPAKPRSPSRTERQPRPRPEVRPPPVKQKPPQKSKPPARSSPLRGPGTSRGGSPTRAPRFW, via the exons ATGAGTCAGAAAATGACCAAGGAGGGCCCCAGGCTCTCCAAGAATCAGAAGTTCTCGGAGCACTTCAGCATCCACTGTTGCCCACCCTTCACCTTCCTCAACTCCAAGCGCGAGATCGTGGACCGCAAGTACAGCATCTGCAAGAGCGGCTGCTTCTaccagaagaaggaggaggattgGATCTGCTGCGCTTGCCAGAAGACCAG CCGCCGTGCCAGGTCCCCCCAGAAGCCCAAGCTCCAGCCAGCTGCGTCCCCCGTGGTGGTCAGAGCGCCGCCAGCCAAGCCCAAGTCCCCTCCGAGGCCAGCCAAGCCAAGGTCCCCTTCGAGGACTGAGCGCCAGCCGCGACCCCGCCCAGAGGTCCGACCACCACCAGTCAAGCAGAAGCCCCCTCAGAAGTCCAAGCCACCAGCACGCAGCAGCCCCCTCAGAGGGCCAGGCACCAGCCGTGGGGGGTCTCCCACCAGAGCTCCTAGGTTCTGGTAA